In candidate division WOR-3 bacterium, the genomic window AAGATCCCCTCTTAAATACAGTTTTGAGAGAGGAGACATCTGCGACAGGGAAAGAGTTTTAAAGCTTTTGAAAACTTTTAAACCGGACGTAATCGTCAATTTCGCCGCCGAAAGCCACAACAGTTATTCGATTTTGAACCCCGGTGTTTTTTTCCGCACAAACACTCTTGGAACTCAAAACCTTCTCGATTGCGCGAGGCTTTCGGGGGTAGACAGGTTCCACCAGGTTTCTACCTGCGAAGTTTACGGCGACATGAGTCTTGAAGACGACAGCGCTTTTACTGAACGGTCCCCATACCAGCCAAAAACCGTCTACAACGCTTCCAAGGCTTCCGCTGATCACGCTGTTCGCGCTTACCACAACGTCTTTGGGTTGAACACGACAATTTCAATTTGCAGCAACAACTACGGACCTTACCAGTATCCGGAAAAGTTGATACCGCTTTTTTTGACCAATATTTTCGAAGGAAAAAAAATGCCACTCTACAAGAGCAGTTCCAACAAAAGAGAATGGCTTCACGTAGACGATCACTGCCGGGCGATAGATATGATTATCGCAAACGGCGTAGTTGGAGAGACTTACAACGTTGGAAGTTCTGTTGAAAAGAGCATAGAAGAAATCGCTGATTTGCTGATAGAGCTTACCCAAGCTTCAGCGAAATCCAAAAACTATGTAGATGACAGACCGGGGCACGACAGAAGATACCTCCTGGACAGCGGGAAAATTCGAAGAGAACTCGGATGGGTGCCCGAGAAGAGTTTCGAAGAAGGCATAAAGAGCACTGTCGAATGGTACAGGGCAAACACCGGTTGGTGGAAAAGTGTTAAGGACAAAAAGCCGGTTGACGAGACATCATGGTGAAAATGCTTTTTTCATAACCAGGACATCGTTCTCTTTTCCTTCTTCCC contains:
- the rfbB gene encoding dTDP-glucose 4,6-dehydratase, coding for MMKLFVTGGCGFIGSNYIRKRFEEKPLDEIMNYDLLTYAGNLENLEEVQRSPLKYSFERGDICDRERVLKLLKTFKPDVIVNFAAESHNSYSILNPGVFFRTNTLGTQNLLDCARLSGVDRFHQVSTCEVYGDMSLEDDSAFTERSPYQPKTVYNASKASADHAVRAYHNVFGLNTTISICSNNYGPYQYPEKLIPLFLTNIFEGKKMPLYKSSSNKREWLHVDDHCRAIDMIIANGVVGETYNVGSSVEKSIEEIADLLIELTQASAKSKNYVDDRPGHDRRYLLDSGKIRRELGWVPEKSFEEGIKSTVEWYRANTGWWKSVKDKKPVDETSW